One Lachnospiraceae bacterium C1.1 genomic region harbors:
- a CDS encoding glycosyltransferase family 2 protein, with the protein MEKQVETFPKVSVIIPVYNVEKYIQRCIESVLSQTYSNLEIIIVDDGSVDSSGKICDDYALKDNRISVIHQENQGQSVARNNAIKNATGDYYLFMDSDDTAPDRMVENLLNTCLIYKTQIAIGEFTVFTDAFQCNDKTVSESEIELCKGYEVIKMIHTVPGERFVVMWGKIFNADLFENVSFPEGRICEDFAALYRLYDLADKVALVKHVVYGYFRGNVNSSTFQLSDKFYTDEYLTLNEEMEFLRKKHPEYVQYAAKTYMYWLKDEFSKLFYMKKDRKRQKQLHKEYCKLYSLINIKIEKFYHIFRYLPELYCIMKK; encoded by the coding sequence ATGGAAAAGCAAGTTGAAACATTTCCTAAAGTTTCGGTTATCATACCGGTATATAACGTGGAAAAATATATTCAGAGGTGCATAGAGTCAGTATTAAGTCAGACATACTCAAATTTGGAAATCATAATTGTTGATGACGGCTCTGTTGATAGTTCAGGAAAGATATGTGATGACTATGCATTAAAAGACAATAGAATATCTGTGATTCACCAGGAGAATCAGGGCCAGTCGGTAGCCAGAAACAATGCTATAAAGAATGCAACCGGAGATTATTATCTATTTATGGATTCAGATGATACTGCACCTGATAGAATGGTTGAAAACTTATTAAATACATGCCTGATATATAAAACACAAATAGCAATAGGAGAATTTACAGTTTTTACAGATGCTTTTCAATGTAATGATAAAACTGTTTCCGAATCGGAAATTGAGCTTTGCAAGGGATATGAAGTTATAAAAATGATTCATACCGTTCCAGGAGAGAGATTTGTTGTAATGTGGGGAAAGATTTTTAATGCGGATTTATTTGAGAATGTAAGCTTTCCTGAAGGAAGAATCTGCGAGGACTTTGCAGCGTTATACAGACTTTATGACTTAGCAGATAAAGTTGCATTGGTCAAACATGTTGTATACGGATATTTTAGAGGAAATGTGAATAGTTCAACTTTCCAATTATCAGATAAATTTTATACTGATGAATATCTTACATTGAATGAAGAAATGGAGTTTTTAAGAAAAAAACATCCGGAATATGTGCAATATGCTGCTAAAACATATATGTATTGGCTGAAAGATGAATTTTCAAAATTATTTTATATGAAAAAGGATAGAAAACGTCAAAAGCAATTACATAAAGAATATTGTAAACTATATAGTTTAATCAATATAAAAATAGAAAAATTCTATCATATTTTTCGTTATTTGCCGGAGCTATACTGTATTATGAAAAAATAA
- a CDS encoding beta-1,6-N-acetylglucosaminyltransferase: MQALIITAYKNYYFLKRNCELFSKYFKVYVHIDKRSSIATEDNIRELNSLQNVYAISKYKIYWGSYLHMMAVADLMEHCVRDGDIHRIHIISGEDFPIKRASEFETFFSEDNTNNYIELADITNMPVMQLRYQKYHFQFLFDRKSRNKVIVGLDKVLRQIQYHIPLKRKISFDYKGLIWSSITLNAAKTILNWLTPERIKELKFCEIAEEFLIQNPLMESECMRKTVITDSLRFDNWKSQLTGPKALEISDKEQMDKSGAFFARKFECNSREQVELYESYFERFEIA, encoded by the coding sequence ATGCAGGCACTGATAATAACAGCTTATAAGAATTATTATTTCCTAAAAAGAAACTGCGAACTGTTTTCCAAATATTTCAAGGTGTATGTTCACATTGATAAGAGAAGCAGTATAGCAACAGAGGATAATATAAGGGAATTAAACAGTTTGCAAAATGTTTATGCTATTTCAAAATATAAGATATATTGGGGAAGCTATTTACACATGATGGCTGTTGCAGATCTGATGGAACATTGCGTCAGAGATGGAGATATTCACAGGATACATATAATAAGCGGTGAGGATTTTCCAATAAAACGGGCATCTGAATTTGAAACCTTTTTTTCGGAGGATAATACAAACAATTATATTGAACTCGCTGATATAACGAATATGCCTGTAATGCAGCTCAGGTATCAGAAGTATCATTTTCAGTTTCTCTTTGACAGGAAGAGCAGAAATAAGGTGATCGTGGGATTGGATAAGGTTTTGCGGCAGATACAGTATCATATTCCGTTAAAAAGAAAAATCTCGTTTGACTACAAGGGACTTATATGGTCATCAATCACATTAAATGCAGCAAAAACTATTCTGAACTGGCTTACACCTGAGAGAATAAAAGAGTTAAAGTTCTGTGAGATAGCTGAGGAGTTTTTGATACAGAACCCTTTGATGGAATCAGAGTGCATGAGGAAGACGGTTATCACAGATAGTCTGCGGTTTGACAACTGGAAAAGCCAGCTTACAGGTCCTAAAGCTCTTGAAATTTCGGATAAGGAACAAATGGATAAAAGCGGAGCGTTTTTTGCCCGTAAATTTGAATGTAATTCCAGGGAACAGGTAGAATTATATGAATCATATTTTGAAAGGTTTGAGATTGCATGA
- a CDS encoding glycosyltransferase family 2 protein, producing MENKLLSLIIPAYNSSEYILECLASARGLLDDRLEIIVINDGSRDNTAELVEKCISDDNRIRMITVMNGGVSNARNIGLDNAAGKFIMFLDADDYLVSDTLDLVKSYLEKDQYDFIAFSRMILERDGKKWHQKFPFEVEDNHEKKLINKLMHADSLFNECWGKVYRKSIIDNYNIRFQIDIPIGEDLMFVMEYYSHCLEATALNIPLVVYRQHGDSAMRRFSVEDRIRYSEYIYDFSKKYIPCDLHREASFYYFKVLTNLCREYSFSKINPEAIRFIYASNMTAEVLKNLDGIIIPFFRKHEYCFMRFRMIFISAIYYYIKSKL from the coding sequence ATGGAAAATAAATTACTTTCACTGATAATACCTGCATATAATTCGTCAGAATATATATTGGAGTGTCTTGCATCTGCCAGAGGCCTGCTCGATGACAGGCTGGAGATTATTGTCATAAATGATGGAAGCCGTGACAATACTGCTGAACTGGTCGAGAAATGTATTTCAGATGATAACAGGATCAGGATGATAACTGTCATGAATGGCGGAGTCTCCAATGCCAGAAATATCGGTCTTGATAATGCTGCAGGGAAGTTTATCATGTTTTTGGATGCAGATGATTATCTTGTTTCCGATACATTAGATTTAGTTAAGTCTTATCTGGAAAAGGATCAGTATGATTTTATTGCTTTTTCAAGAATGATCCTGGAAAGAGATGGTAAAAAATGGCATCAGAAATTTCCATTTGAAGTTGAAGATAATCATGAGAAAAAACTAATCAACAAGCTTATGCATGCTGATTCTCTCTTTAATGAATGTTGGGGAAAAGTCTATAGGAAATCTATTATTGATAATTATAATATCAGATTTCAGATTGATATTCCGATTGGCGAAGATTTGATGTTTGTCATGGAATATTATTCTCATTGTTTAGAGGCAACCGCGTTAAACATACCATTAGTTGTCTACAGGCAGCATGGTGACAGTGCAATGCGGAGGTTTAGTGTGGAAGACAGGATCAGATATTCTGAATATATATATGATTTTTCTAAAAAATATATTCCGTGTGATTTACATAGAGAAGCTTCGTTTTATTATTTTAAGGTTTTGACGAATCTTTGCCGCGAGTATTCGTTCTCAAAAATTAATCCTGAAGCAATAAGGTTTATATATGCTTCTAATATGACAGCTGAAGTATTGAAAAATCTGGATGGAATCATTATTCCATTTTTTAGAAAACATGAATACTGTTTTATGAGATTCAGAATGATCTTTATCTCAGCAATATATTATTATATTAAATCAAAACTATGA
- a CDS encoding glycoside hydrolase family 5 protein, whose amino-acid sequence MKKLLWISSTLIIVGLAVLFILLFNDYRDFLNTDTASVHSDEKCELPLIRRGINIGNSLDACDWTYFGSVIKTGFQAAIIYNSDPWTAWDASQYIYFDNEGKASVSWNLAKLNSTADSKAGNFVVQLVDHDPNYEGTEVSCKIISAELEYPDGRQESLLADIGEKTRLKVNKEVTDYIYLDFPDKSIKTSDIIGATVKVTLEISDYHESKAEQIAAMEQSWGNPPTNEKIISAISDAGFDTVRLPVTYYNHISDDGTIDKEYLDRIEEIVDWILDKNMYCIIDIHHDTGNDGWIKASADNYAKNKEIVNYIFTQIAERFRNKNDHLILEGLNETVNDNAKWSNIPARDLKVMNDWNQLFVDAVRATGGENSDRYLLVNTYAATPIKECLDAFRLPNDSANDRILVGIHCYFNKEIMAREFKLISKYLDRYHFVIGEYAFYDGMEDRNELLKEFLSSADELNIPVIWWDDGNTAYGILDRKSLEWSHKDLLDEIMRK is encoded by the coding sequence ATGAAAAAATTGTTATGGATATCCAGCACACTGATTATTGTAGGTCTGGCAGTGCTTTTTATATTGCTATTCAATGATTACAGGGATTTCTTAAATACTGATACGGCTTCTGTTCATTCAGATGAGAAATGCGAATTACCTTTGATAAGACGGGGGATAAATATAGGAAATTCCCTGGATGCCTGCGACTGGACATATTTTGGCTCAGTTATTAAAACAGGATTTCAGGCAGCAATCATTTATAACAGTGACCCCTGGACCGCATGGGATGCGTCACAGTATATATACTTTGATAATGAAGGAAAGGCCAGTGTTTCATGGAACCTGGCAAAACTGAATTCTACAGCCGATTCAAAGGCTGGAAATTTTGTAGTACAGCTTGTTGATCATGACCCTAATTACGAGGGAACTGAAGTCAGCTGCAAGATCATAAGTGCAGAGCTGGAGTATCCGGACGGAAGGCAGGAGAGTCTTTTGGCAGATATTGGCGAGAAGACAAGGCTTAAGGTAAATAAAGAGGTGACTGATTATATTTACCTTGATTTTCCTGATAAATCTATTAAAACATCGGATATTATCGGTGCAACTGTTAAAGTAACACTGGAGATTTCAGACTATCATGAAAGTAAAGCAGAACAGATAGCTGCAATGGAACAGTCGTGGGGGAATCCACCGACAAATGAGAAAATAATATCAGCTATAAGCGATGCCGGCTTTGATACGGTACGTTTACCGGTTACATATTACAATCATATATCAGATGATGGGACTATTGATAAAGAATACCTGGATCGTATTGAAGAGATTGTTGACTGGATTCTTGATAAGAATATGTACTGTATAATTGATATTCATCATGATACAGGTAACGATGGATGGATAAAAGCATCAGCTGATAATTATGCAAAGAATAAGGAAATAGTTAACTATATTTTTACCCAGATAGCAGAACGCTTTAGGAACAAGAATGATCATCTGATATTAGAAGGACTAAATGAAACTGTAAATGATAATGCAAAATGGTCAAATATTCCGGCAAGAGATTTGAAAGTCATGAATGACTGGAACCAGCTTTTTGTAGATGCAGTAAGAGCAACCGGTGGCGAAAATTCTGACAGATATCTTCTGGTTAATACTTATGCAGCAACTCCGATTAAAGAATGTCTGGATGCATTCAGACTTCCAAATGACTCTGCAAATGACAGGATATTAGTTGGTATTCATTGTTATTTTAATAAAGAGATTATGGCCAGGGAATTTAAACTGATAAGTAAGTACTTAGACCGTTATCATTTTGTAATTGGGGAATATGCATTTTATGATGGAATGGAAGATAGGAATGAACTTTTAAAGGAATTCCTCAGCTCTGCGGATGAACTAAATATTCCGGTAATATGGTGGGATGACGGGAATACTGCTTATGGGATACTTGATAGAAAATCATTGGAATGGTCACATAAAGATTTGTTAGATGAAATAATGAGAAAGTGA
- a CDS encoding acyltransferase: protein MEEQKRIEWIDVTRGLAIILVIILHSCTSAIRDNCFGVYLLYMFTVTLAVPVLSFLSGIAMAVHRDRYMSMRTFEFIMKKFYRLMIPYITYAVLVYLIFEILSHVSFLSTVMDNAGYGRMSSLLFLRGLLLGDNDYSIHLWFLYALFWNEILMFCALKYLKKNVFLIIILAICILYLRTFDISNPLPTGWSWGINTFVFYILGLLIGKRKLKNTTVITAAAIWMLFFLVFPINHIWNYDANHPSRVIIPYMGIIVIPVIGKSFKGKLAEMLKFLGQKSMSLYLFQQPFWGSALGTILYSSLRLPAYMAVFLCITASFSIPLFFSYIFGRYKCFKVLFGI from the coding sequence ATGGAAGAACAGAAACGAATTGAATGGATTGATGTTACAAGAGGTTTAGCGATAATACTTGTAATTATACTGCATTCCTGCACCAGTGCTATAAGAGATAACTGTTTCGGTGTCTATCTTTTATATATGTTTACGGTTACTCTCGCTGTTCCAGTTTTGTCATTTCTTTCCGGGATTGCAATGGCTGTACATAGGGACAGATATATGTCTATGCGGACGTTTGAATTCATTATGAAAAAGTTTTACCGATTAATGATTCCATATATTACTTATGCAGTTCTTGTATATCTGATATTTGAAATACTAAGTCATGTGTCGTTTCTTTCAACAGTTATGGATAATGCCGGTTATGGACGGATGAGCTCATTGCTTTTTTTACGGGGACTTCTGCTGGGAGATAATGATTATTCCATTCATCTGTGGTTTTTATATGCTCTTTTTTGGAATGAGATATTGATGTTTTGTGCTCTTAAGTATTTAAAGAAAAATGTTTTTCTAATAATAATTCTGGCTATATGCATATTATATTTACGAACTTTTGATATTTCAAATCCTTTACCTACCGGATGGAGCTGGGGAATTAATACTTTTGTATTTTATATATTGGGATTATTGATTGGAAAAAGAAAGCTTAAGAATACTACTGTGATTACAGCAGCTGCCATATGGATGCTCTTTTTTTTAGTATTTCCAATAAACCATATTTGGAACTATGATGCAAATCATCCATCCAGAGTGATAATCCCTTATATGGGCATAATTGTTATACCGGTTATAGGAAAATCATTTAAGGGGAAGCTTGCTGAAATGTTGAAATTCCTGGGTCAAAAATCCATGAGTTTATATTTGTTCCAGCAACCGTTTTGGGGATCAGCCCTTGGAACAATACTATATAGTAGTTTAAGGCTGCCGGCTTATATGGCGGTATTCTTATGTATAACTGCATCTTTTTCAATTCCACTTTTTTTTAGTTATATTTTTGGAAGATACAAGTGTTTTAAGGTTTTGTTTGGAATCTGA
- a CDS encoding acyltransferase, producing MNFKKMLNYRKVWMAIAILLVIIYHTWYASDNAFINFICKVAYCGVDIFIFASGIGCYYSYDSNNDTLQFIKRRLIRLMPTYWIFIVIWLLYEKITGISAIIGNLFAIQAFSNRSADAGYEAFNFYISAILLLYFLTPIFYKIIKAFSKKYHVVFLIFFVLMTFPFWHDEQLIIIVTRIPLYFLGMLFTHYYGKGEKTLGAKTYFYAFISFVIGWGIYGLFHVMAKENMWSNGLYWYPFLMIVPFICMSISTICVAICNTMVGRLIIDKVFGTIGNYTFEIYLVHILVMDIYSDLYHAGKLSAFPLWSINVMVIITIIAGTFILNRFSKSVMRLLSGVKNV from the coding sequence ATGAATTTTAAAAAGATGCTTAATTATAGAAAAGTATGGATGGCAATAGCTATTCTGCTGGTGATTATTTATCATACCTGGTATGCTTCTGATAACGCATTCATAAATTTTATTTGCAAAGTGGCATATTGTGGAGTTGACATTTTCATTTTTGCCTCAGGAATAGGATGTTATTATTCTTATGACTCCAATAATGATACCTTACAGTTTATAAAAAGGCGATTAATTAGATTAATGCCAACATATTGGATTTTTATAGTGATTTGGCTGTTATATGAAAAGATTACAGGAATTAGTGCCATAATAGGGAACTTATTCGCTATTCAGGCTTTTTCTAACAGAAGTGCTGATGCTGGTTATGAAGCATTTAACTTTTATATAAGTGCAATACTGCTTTTGTATTTTTTGACACCAATATTTTATAAAATTATAAAAGCTTTTTCAAAAAAATACCATGTTGTATTTTTGATTTTTTTTGTTTTGATGACATTTCCATTTTGGCATGATGAGCAACTGATTATTATTGTTACGAGGATACCATTATATTTCCTTGGAATGCTATTTACGCATTATTATGGAAAAGGGGAAAAAACTCTTGGTGCGAAAACATATTTTTATGCATTCATATCCTTTGTTATAGGCTGGGGTATATATGGATTATTTCATGTGATGGCTAAGGAAAATATGTGGAGTAATGGTTTATATTGGTATCCGTTTTTGATGATTGTTCCATTTATCTGTATGAGTATTTCAACGATATGTGTAGCTATATGTAATACTATGGTGGGAAGACTGATTATTGATAAAGTTTTTGGTACTATAGGCAATTATACATTTGAGATTTATTTGGTTCATATTCTTGTTATGGATATATATTCTGATTTATATCATGCTGGTAAGTTGTCTGCTTTTCCATTATGGTCCATAAATGTTATGGTGATAATAACTATAATTGCCGGTACTTTCATTCTGAATCGATTTTCAAAATCAGTTATGAGACTTTTGTCTGGAGTAAAAAATGTATAA
- a CDS encoding acyltransferase, with the protein MYNRESEYDYLRVFSMLAVIMMHVSVHWIDGFSYAVFQGTDIEELIHPFAACMYYSLSAFAVPCFIMVSGAFILDNDNNADYARFYKKSFQKIGVPTLIFTGLYSILNILELAASGNLSLDGLKEIVINDISGWPYYHMWYMFMIIGIYLLAPFMVIIKNKTGYGSFRKISIVFFVYSVVSAWTYKGNTVNWDIGYVIYFLGYFMIGYVLRKETKRTKIPGLVFLIMGILVEANTAFVYYDIKFIKGLDGAEKFLKPLSPLMAMAAILIFYGFGRLRLKYSWLVEKTAGLSFIIYMFHGGVWGGVKTIIGKIKGEYYLIQLDNIWAIPIGIAVVFLISVLLSLAYEKVYSSARQVFTRRD; encoded by the coding sequence ATGTATAATAGAGAGTCTGAGTATGATTATTTAAGAGTGTTTTCCATGCTTGCAGTTATAATGATGCATGTAAGTGTGCATTGGATAGATGGATTCTCTTATGCAGTTTTTCAGGGAACTGATATAGAAGAGTTAATACATCCGTTTGCGGCATGTATGTATTACTCATTGTCAGCATTTGCCGTTCCCTGTTTTATAATGGTTTCAGGCGCATTTATTCTTGATAATGACAATAATGCCGACTATGCACGCTTCTATAAAAAAAGTTTTCAAAAAATCGGTGTTCCGACTTTGATATTTACGGGATTATATTCGATCCTGAATATATTGGAACTTGCTGCTTCCGGTAATCTTAGTCTAGACGGGTTAAAGGAGATAGTTATAAATGATATAAGCGGATGGCCGTATTATCATATGTGGTACATGTTTATGATCATTGGAATTTATCTCTTAGCACCGTTTATGGTTATTATTAAGAATAAGACCGGATATGGCAGCTTTAGAAAAATATCAATCGTATTTTTTGTTTATTCAGTTGTTTCAGCCTGGACATACAAGGGAAATACTGTAAACTGGGATATTGGTTATGTTATATATTTCCTGGGTTATTTTATGATAGGTTATGTATTGAGAAAAGAGACCAAAAGAACTAAAATACCCGGATTAGTATTTTTGATTATGGGAATACTGGTTGAGGCAAATACGGCTTTTGTATATTATGATATAAAATTCATAAAAGGACTGGATGGAGCTGAAAAATTTCTTAAACCGCTGTCGCCGCTTATGGCTATGGCAGCAATACTTATTTTTTACGGATTCGGACGCCTGAGATTAAAATACAGTTGGTTAGTTGAAAAGACGGCAGGTCTGTCGTTTATTATTTATATGTTTCATGGCGGCGTATGGGGCGGAGTTAAAACTATTATCGGTAAGATAAAGGGTGAGTATTATCTGATACAATTGGATAACATATGGGCAATACCGATTGGAATAGCTGTTGTGTTTCTGATATCTGTATTATTATCTCTGGCATATGAAAAAGTATATTCAAGTGCAAGGCAGGTATTTACGAGGAGAGATTAA
- a CDS encoding acyltransferase family protein, with the protein MNKKREYGIDIMRAFAMFLVIMGHVVGNGGILGTADTGSAEHYAALFFCVFSVCSINIFGLISGYVGYGRKFKPVSLLNLWLRIVFWTVIISSIFVLTGKKSIDFEIIKITLLPIISKSYWYMTGYFVVAILSPLINILIDKVDARLIWAVVIIVTIGLTVVINTSGNNAVWLLILYIYGALIKKGELLKEKPVWFGITGYALCIIITFIAAAFHMDGGLSLNRYLWGFFCGKAYGLWPASVTMLIAAISILLIGINIKTNQKVDKYIGFVTPLILSVYLIHVHPLLYKEMGDFMVWIIKYGWGVEIAGILLVTVSIYIICLFLDYWREKLFEAVMRNGISQKKRK; encoded by the coding sequence ATGAATAAAAAAAGGGAATATGGTATAGATATAATGAGAGCATTTGCCATGTTTCTTGTAATAATGGGGCATGTTGTTGGTAATGGGGGAATACTGGGGACTGCTGATACAGGAAGTGCGGAGCATTATGCAGCTTTATTTTTCTGTGTTTTTTCAGTTTGTTCCATTAATATATTTGGCCTGATATCCGGTTATGTTGGTTATGGGAGAAAGTTCAAACCTGTTTCATTATTGAATTTATGGTTGAGAATAGTTTTTTGGACAGTAATTATTTCTTCAATATTTGTTCTGACAGGAAAGAAATCCATAGATTTCGAAATAATAAAGATAACGCTGTTACCAATTATTTCGAAATCATATTGGTATATGACGGGATATTTTGTCGTTGCAATTCTTTCTCCGTTGATTAATATTCTTATTGATAAGGTTGATGCCCGGCTTATATGGGCTGTAGTTATTATTGTGACGATTGGCTTGACAGTTGTTATAAATACATCAGGCAACAATGCTGTCTGGCTCCTCATACTGTATATTTATGGGGCTTTGATAAAAAAGGGGGAGTTGTTAAAGGAAAAACCTGTCTGGTTCGGGATTACCGGATATGCTTTGTGTATTATTATTACGTTTATTGCTGCTGCCTTTCACATGGATGGGGGATTATCACTGAATAGATATCTATGGGGATTTTTTTGCGGAAAAGCATATGGATTGTGGCCGGCTTCAGTAACTATGTTGATTGCTGCAATATCTATTCTTCTTATAGGAATAAATATAAAGACAAATCAGAAAGTTGATAAGTATATTGGCTTTGTTACACCATTAATACTATCTGTTTATCTTATTCATGTTCATCCTCTTTTATATAAGGAAATGGGCGACTTCATGGTCTGGATAATCAAGTATGGCTGGGGTGTAGAAATAGCAGGAATACTGCTTGTAACAGTTTCAATATATATTATATGTTTATTTTTAGACTATTGGCGTGAGAAACTATTTGAAGCTGTTATGAGGAACGGAATTTCTCAAAAGAAAAGAAAATAG
- a CDS encoding acyltransferase has protein sequence MNIIDRILNKIVSYKINHKIFPKELAKKMPIYCSWHVKWGDEIKKNSIQLNTDEVYKGMIQIGFDRIATGLLGGKESSIIIEGNGKLIFTGKADLSQGISVHVLDDAVLTIGGGIYTNGYCSIRCSKKITIGRNAMWGWNVFVMDTDGHPIYDMDKNIINFNKDIIIGDDVWLGADSRVLKGAVVPDGCIVGIGSTVTRKETKRNVIMAGSPSKIVKECISWSREEFPKK, from the coding sequence ATGAATATAATAGATCGGATATTAAACAAGATAGTATCATATAAGATAAACCATAAGATTTTTCCAAAAGAATTAGCAAAGAAAATGCCTATATATTGCTCCTGGCATGTCAAATGGGGAGATGAAATCAAGAAAAACTCCATTCAACTGAATACCGACGAAGTTTATAAGGGAATGATTCAGATTGGATTTGACAGAATTGCAACGGGGCTGCTTGGCGGAAAAGAGTCATCTATAATCATAGAAGGAAACGGAAAACTTATATTTACCGGTAAAGCTGACCTTTCACAGGGAATATCAGTTCATGTTTTGGATGATGCAGTATTAACAATTGGGGGCGGAATATATACAAATGGGTATTGTTCCATAAGATGCAGCAAGAAAATTACAATTGGAAGAAATGCTATGTGGGGATGGAATGTTTTTGTCATGGATACTGATGGACATCCTATATATGACATGGATAAAAATATCATAAACTTCAATAAAGATATTATTATTGGTGATGATGTCTGGCTTGGAGCAGACAGCAGAGTTCTGAAAGGTGCGGTTGTGCCTGATGGATGCATAGTAGGTATAGGCAGTACGGTAACCCGGAAGGAAACAAAAAGAAATGTTATCATGGCAGGTTCACCTTCTAAAATTGTAAAAGAGTGTATTTCATGGAGTCGAGAGGAATTTCCGAAAAAATAG
- a CDS encoding glycosyltransferase family 39 protein, with translation MESRGISEKIEKLNIMRCWRIDLMEIYNKDNFRNRILLLYLIPILFIVITIRVSFGNVIWSDEVYSLELSAKKFADILRIDSMDVHPPLYYFLLRIAFIAGGIFNINNIVSGKLLSVIAEILLFYIGATKINAIFGRNSSILYCLFLVAMPQMMEYFTEIRMYGLGALFVTCTYLYGMDVLNDDNDRKAYILLTIFSIFSVYTHYYACIGSFIVYIEMLVFLFSKRKYNAIKKVFVSGIIVAVSFVPWILVLTGQLKTVKADYWIPPVSLSSIKTDLNFIIAENDFKISKLAILLLISFGAAGITLLKKNKKDYYAYGAAAAISVLLGTYFVGIAVSIAMRPVFVSRYLFCSLPCFWLGIAIGLSEFYSFMKTNKLVRCILVLILLISVINTSYGFLTRESERQKNDDIAVSKIKDIAGADTVIVCNLYSLCRTLVYYCPERQTYYTGEIPYIATELHDNGNFNEITVDDIKNYSNIIVCDNNNELYETLSNMGLTLEKQGDFAHYWDSYTMYYIK, from the coding sequence ATGGAGTCGAGAGGAATTTCCGAAAAAATAGAGAAATTAAACATTATGAGGTGTTGGAGAATAGATTTAATGGAAATATATAACAAAGACAATTTTAGAAACAGGATATTGCTGTTATATTTAATCCCGATATTGTTTATTGTGATTACAATAAGAGTATCGTTTGGCAACGTGATATGGTCGGATGAGGTTTATTCACTGGAACTGTCAGCAAAAAAATTTGCTGATATTCTTAGAATAGATTCGATGGATGTTCATCCTCCACTCTATTATTTCCTATTAAGAATTGCATTTATAGCAGGTGGAATCTTTAATATTAACAATATAGTTAGTGGAAAACTTTTATCAGTAATTGCGGAAATATTATTGTTTTATATTGGGGCTACAAAGATAAATGCCATATTCGGAAGAAATTCAAGTATATTATATTGCCTTTTTTTAGTAGCCATGCCTCAAATGATGGAGTATTTTACTGAAATCAGAATGTATGGACTGGGAGCATTATTTGTGACATGCACATACTTATATGGAATGGATGTTCTAAATGATGATAACGATAGAAAGGCATATATTTTATTAACTATATTTTCGATTTTTTCAGTATATACGCATTACTATGCATGTATAGGTTCTTTTATAGTTTATATTGAAATGCTTGTTTTTTTATTCAGTAAACGAAAATATAATGCGATAAAAAAGGTATTCGTATCAGGAATCATAGTTGCCGTATCATTTGTGCCATGGATTTTGGTTTTGACCGGTCAGCTTAAAACGGTGAAAGCTGACTATTGGATTCCTCCTGTTTCTTTAAGTTCCATAAAGACGGATTTAAATTTTATAATTGCTGAAAATGATTTCAAAATTTCAAAACTGGCTATACTGCTATTGATATCATTTGGGGCAGCAGGGATCACACTATTAAAAAAGAATAAGAAAGACTACTATGCATATGGGGCTGCTGCAGCAATTTCTGTTCTATTGGGAACATATTTTGTTGGGATAGCAGTATCCATTGCCATGCGTCCGGTGTTTGTTTCAAGATATTTGTTTTGCTCGCTACCGTGCTTTTGGCTTGGGATAGCTATTGGACTGTCAGAGTTTTATAGTTTTATGAAAACTAATAAGCTTGTAAGGTGTATTCTGGTTTTGATTTTGCTTATATCTGTCATAAATACAAGCTATGGTTTTTTGACCAGAGAGAGTGAACGTCAGAAAAATGATGATATTGCTGTCTCCAAAATAAAGGATATTGCAGGTGCTGATACCGTCATTGTGTGTAATTTATACTCGCTATGCAGAACGCTGGTTTACTATTGTCCCGAAAGGCAGACTTACTATACTGGAGAGATACCTTATATTGCAACAGAACTGCATGATAATGGTAATTTTAACGAAATCACTGTTGATGATATAAAGAATTATTCAAATATTATTGTTTGTGATAATAATAATGAATTATATGAAACTTTATCCAACATGGGTTTAACATTGGAAAAACAAGGTGACTTTGCTCATTATTGGGATTCTTACACAATGTATTATATAAAGTAA